The genomic segment ACCTTGAAAAAGATGACAGGAGTCTCTAAATGAAAACATTGTTAAAACGCGTGGCATTATCTGCGCTTTGTTTGATGCCATTGTCGGCTTTTTCCGCTGACTATGTGATTGATACTAGTGGAGCGCATGCGTCCGTGAATTTTAAAGTCAGTCACTTGGGCTACAGTTACATCATCGGACGTTTCAATCAGTTTTCTGGCACCTTTAGCTATGATCCTGAAGCGATTGAAAGTTCCAGTGTGTCTGTAACGGTGGATACCACCAGTCTCGATTCCAATCACTCAGAGCGCGATAAGCACTTGCGCGGCAGTAAATTTATTGATGCGTCCAAATACTCAACGGCGACCTTTGTCAGTAAAAGTGTCGAAGACAAAGGCGATGGTAAATTGTTGATCACCGGTGACATGACCTTGCATGGCGTGACACGTTCAGAAACTTTAGAAGCGAATTTAGTTGGCGCGGGTAAAGACCCGTGGGGCGGGGAGCGAGCAGGCTTTGAAGCTAAGACGCGACTTCAACTCGATGACTACGGCATTAAGCCCGTCGGGGCCACCACTTATGTCGATTTGGATATTGTGTTTGAAGGGATCAAGCAATAATACGCTTGATTGAGTCAGCGAATCTCCTCACTTGTCTGGCTGGGGAATAGAGGGGCAGCACTTTTGTGTTGCCACCTGCTGCACAGGGTTTTGATCCATCTTGGCGTTATCGTTCATCACTACGCCGCTTCATGAGATGACCTCTTATTAAGGCAATCTCATGAGGCGGCCTTTTATGAGGCACTGAAGGGACAATGTCTCTCTCAAATTACGCCATTAAGCTAAGAAGGTATTGGCACCTGGTTTTGGGATCATCGGCATAACAGATGGTTGAGACCAATGCCAAACCGTGTACGCCGGTTTTGCTAAGGGCCGCGACATTGTTTTCGTTTATACCGCCAATCGCAACGATGGGTAGTGTGGTTTGACTGAGCGCCATTTTCAAACCATCAATGCCCCAGTATTTCTGAGTATCGGTTTTGGTTGGTGTCGGATAGATGGCACTTAAGCCAAGATAATCAATCGGCAGCGAATGGGCGGCTTTGAGCTGCTGTTCATTTTCTATCGATAACCCGAGGATCTTATCTGGGCCAATCAGTTTACGGGCGATAGCCACAGGCATGTCCGATTGCCCAAGGTGCACACCATCGGCGTCGACGGCAAGGGCAACGTCAATGCGATCGTTAATGATTAAGGGAACATTCGTCCCTTGTAGAATGTCCTTTACCGCTTGTGCGCGTTCGATGAAAGTGCGTACATCACCATGTTTTTCACGAACTTGCACCATAGTGACGCCCCCTTCAACCGCACTGCGAACCACGCGTTTTAGAGTGGCTAAATCTTGTTTATCATCGGTGACGAAATAGAGTCGATATGGGTTCATTGTTTTTCTCTTAGCCTACCGCGCATAAGGGCGCAGCAGGCGTTTGTATTGTCTGTTGTGTTTTCAGTACTCAGAGCTCAATATTCGGTGACCTTCAGTGCCAGTCGCTTGGTTAATGTGTCCTCATCAAGTTGGTATAACTCGTCAAGCAATGTCACTTGTAAACTGCCTGGCCCGCGACTTTGTTCAGCGGCGATTTCACCGGCGACGCCCAGTATCGCCGCCGCGCTCAAACCGGTGTCATCCCCCACGGCCGCGAAGGCCGCCGTGAGCGCCGTAAGGGTACAACCCATACCCGTTACGTATGGCATCATTGCATCCCCATTGTGAAGAGCGACGATGCGATCGTTTGTCACGATATAATCGGTTTCACCAGACACCACAACGTTCGCGCCATACTGTGCAACCAAACATCGAGCCGCGGCAAGGGCGCTATCACTGCGGTCTAAAGCATCAACGCCTTTACTTTGCGCTTGCTCGCCCGCCAGAGCAATGATTTCCGAACCATTACCGCGAATGATCAGTTTGTTCGCGAGCTGGGCAATTTGTCGTGAGGTTTCGGTTCTTAAATGACTCGCCCCGCACCCCACCGGGTCGAGAACCACGATTTTACCTTTGGCATTTGCTTGCTCAACGGCAAAGAGCATACGAGGTGTCCAGGTACTGTCTAGTGTACCAATGTTGATCACCAGCGCGCCGGCATAAGCCATCATTTCTGCCATTTCTTGCTTAGAATGCGCCATGATGGGCGAGGCGCCTATTGCGAGCAAAGCGTTAGCAGTATTGTTCATCACCACGTAATTGGTGATGTTTACTACCAAGGGTTTTTGTTCACGCACGTCGCTAAGTGCTTGTGTGATCTGTTTTGTTAGCATCTTGTTTCTCCGTTCCATCGTTTGCTACGATCAACCTTGCTGTTTATGGTGGCCTGGTTGCGCATTGAGCCCTTGCTGCCAAAACGCGATTTCCATACGTGTGGCAGTTTTAAAGACGTGGATAAGGTTTTGACCGCGCAGACTATTGAGATCGATCTCAGCCAACAGCTCATTAAAGTGCTCCGCGCCATTGGCAACGGCAGACTGAAATTCTTGACCGCCATAAAGGTGAATCCAACTGGCGTATGGGTTACCCTCGAGGACTGTGTTTTGATCTGTGATCAACCGCTGGCCAATACTGGCATAGCCAATAGAACACGGCGCTAATGCGGCATACAAATCCACTAAATCGCCCGTCATCCCTGCGTCCAGCACGTAGCGTGTGTAAGCCACAGTGCCGACATCTTCCGCTTCGCGCTCTAAGTCTGCTTCCGTTAATCCCCATTGCTGACAATACGTCACGTGATGCGCGATTTCTGAGTCCAACAAAGCATGAACACTCGGTAGCGCGCGGCGCATATCATATAAAGTGCGCGCTTTATAAATGGCTAAGGCATAAGCACGTGCGTATTGTTTGAGAAATAAAAAGTCTTGTTTTAGGTAATGGAGAAAACAAGGCTGAGGGAGAGTGCCCTTGGCTAACTGCTCAACAAAATCATGTTGAGTGTAGGCTTGCCAGTCTTGATGACAAGCTTGGATCAAATCTTGGTATGTCATAATGAATTCGCCTCGTCGTCAAAGCGAGCCACGTAATCTTTTGCTTTTGGCAGCGTGGTAATGATGTGTTGAGCGTACATAAACTCGGCATAATCGTCGTAGCGTTTGAGATCCGCGGCTGAAGGGCGCAGGGCGAAACGGGTTAAGGTGTCATTCCAGGCGCGCTGATTGAGTTCGTTGTTGAGGGTATCGGGCGAGTAAGCGACAAACTCTTGCCAAGCGGCCTTGGGGTGATTAACGATGTAAGTGGTGGCTTGTTCTAACGCTTTGTTGAAGGCTTGGATGGCTTTTTTATCGTAAGTGTTGGCATTGGCGACAAACACCAGTTCGTCATAAGTGGGCACCCCGTGCTCTTCGGGAAAGAAAGCGTGTGCTTGATAGCCCTCTAAGGCCAGTTGATTGGTCTCGAAGTTGCGCAGTCCGCCCCAAATGGCATCGACTTTACCAGAAGCCAAAGAGGACGACAGCGCCCAGCCGACGTTGATGATTTCGACATCAGAATAGTTGACCTGCTCCTGGGCTAGCATAGTGCCGATGGTGGCTTCTTCATTGCCCGCAATCGAAATGCCGATTTTTTTGCCTTTGAGATCGGCAAGGCGGTCAATCTTACTATTGTCTAATACCATCAAGGTATTGAGTGGCGTTGCAATCAGCGTAGCGGTGCGGATCAGTGGCAGACCGGCGGCGACGTCCATGGTCAGGCTAGGCTGATAGGAAATGGCCATATCCACTTTCCCCGCGGCGACCAATTTGGGCGGCGTGCTCGGGTCGGCCGGCTCTTGAAGCTTGACGTGCAAACCTTGCTGTTTAAAGTAGCCGCGCTCTTTGGCAATAATGATCGGGCCGTGATTGGGATTGACGAACCAATCTAACATCAAGGTCAGCTCCTGGTCGGCCGCCATGACGTGGGTTGAAAGGAGTGAAGTGAGTAGTGCGGCGATATTTATCCGTTTGTTTTTGTGCACGGGGTATCTTCCTTTTATCCAGTTTTGTTTAATAAGTTAATAAGTTAATAAGTTAATAAGTTAATAA from the Vibrio sp. HB236076 genome contains:
- the thiM gene encoding hydroxyethylthiazole kinase, whose amino-acid sequence is MLTKQITQALSDVREQKPLVVNITNYVVMNNTANALLAIGASPIMAHSKQEMAEMMAYAGALVINIGTLDSTWTPRMLFAVEQANAKGKIVVLDPVGCGASHLRTETSRQIAQLANKLIIRGNGSEIIALAGEQAQSKGVDALDRSDSALAAARCLVAQYGANVVVSGETDYIVTNDRIVALHNGDAMMPYVTGMGCTLTALTAAFAAVGDDTGLSAAAILGVAGEIAAEQSRGPGSLQVTLLDELYQLDEDTLTKRLALKVTEY
- the tenA gene encoding thiaminase II — encoded protein: MTYQDLIQACHQDWQAYTQHDFVEQLAKGTLPQPCFLHYLKQDFLFLKQYARAYALAIYKARTLYDMRRALPSVHALLDSEIAHHVTYCQQWGLTEADLEREAEDVGTVAYTRYVLDAGMTGDLVDLYAALAPCSIGYASIGQRLITDQNTVLEGNPYASWIHLYGGQEFQSAVANGAEHFNELLAEIDLNSLRGQNLIHVFKTATRMEIAFWQQGLNAQPGHHKQQG
- the thiE gene encoding thiamine phosphate synthase; protein product: MNPYRLYFVTDDKQDLATLKRVVRSAVEGGVTMVQVREKHGDVRTFIERAQAVKDILQGTNVPLIINDRIDVALAVDADGVHLGQSDMPVAIARKLIGPDKILGLSIENEQQLKAAHSLPIDYLGLSAIYPTPTKTDTQKYWGIDGLKMALSQTTLPIVAIGGINENNVAALSKTGVHGLALVSTICYADDPKTRCQYLLSLMA
- a CDS encoding YceI family protein; this translates as MKTLLKRVALSALCLMPLSAFSADYVIDTSGAHASVNFKVSHLGYSYIIGRFNQFSGTFSYDPEAIESSSVSVTVDTTSLDSNHSERDKHLRGSKFIDASKYSTATFVSKSVEDKGDGKLLITGDMTLHGVTRSETLEANLVGAGKDPWGGERAGFEAKTRLQLDDYGIKPVGATTYVDLDIVFEGIKQ
- a CDS encoding ABC transporter substrate-binding protein — protein: MHKNKRINIAALLTSLLSTHVMAADQELTLMLDWFVNPNHGPIIIAKERGYFKQQGLHVKLQEPADPSTPPKLVAAGKVDMAISYQPSLTMDVAAGLPLIRTATLIATPLNTLMVLDNSKIDRLADLKGKKIGISIAGNEEATIGTMLAQEQVNYSDVEIINVGWALSSSLASGKVDAIWGGLRNFETNQLALEGYQAHAFFPEEHGVPTYDELVFVANANTYDKKAIQAFNKALEQATTYIVNHPKAAWQEFVAYSPDTLNNELNQRAWNDTLTRFALRPSAADLKRYDDYAEFMYAQHIITTLPKAKDYVARFDDEANSL